In Scatophagus argus isolate fScaArg1 chromosome 7, fScaArg1.pri, whole genome shotgun sequence, a genomic segment contains:
- the LOC124061750 gene encoding gamma-crystallin M3-like, with product MTLSETCRELSDRKTSSASAQIIFYEDRNFQGRSYECSGDCADMSSYLSRCHSCRVERGCFMVYDRTNFMGNQYFLRRGEYSDYMSMMGMSDCIRSCRMIPMHRGSYRMRIYERENFGGQMYELMDDCDNIMDRYRMSNCMSCNVMDGHWLMYEQPHYRGRMMYMRPGEYRNFMHMGMSNMRFMSMRRIMDSCY from the exons ATGACCCTGTCAG AAACATGTAGAGAACTGAGTGACAGGAAAACTTCTTCTGCCTCTGCTCAGATCATCTTCTACGAGGACAGGAACTTCCAGGGTCGTTCCTACGAGTGCAGCGGCGACTGTGCCGACATGTCGTCCTACCTGAGCAGGTGTCACTCCTGCAGGGTGGAGAGAGGCTGCTTCATGGTCTACGACCGCACCAACTTCATGGGCAACCAGTACTTCCTGAGGAGGGGCGAGTACTCCGACTACATGAGCATGATGGGGATGAGCGACTGCATCAGGTCCTGCCGCATGATCCCCATG CACCGCGGGTCCTACAGGATGAGGATCTACGAGAGGGAGAACTTCGGAGGCCAGATGTACGAGCTGATGGACGACTGCGATAACATCATGGACCGTTACCGCATGTCCAACTGCATGTCCTGCAACGTGATGGACGGACACTGGCTGATGTACGAGCAGCCCCACTACAGAGGCAGGATGATGTACATGAGGCCCGGAGAGTACAGGAACTTCATGCACATGGGCATGAGCAACATGAGGTTCATGAGCATGAGGCGCA
- the lamb1a gene encoding laminin subunit beta-1a: MCSMWELQLAVLLALQVFTCAQEGGASVGGAQDDISLPELSDVCTEGSCYPATGDLLIGRAHQLSATSTCGLNRPEPFCIVSHLQEEKKCFVCDSADPYDELTDQTSSHRIENVVTTFAPNRLKTWWQSENGLENVTIQLDLEAEFHFTHLIMTFKTFRPAAIAIERSADFGKTWQVYRYFAYDCETSFPSVSQGPMQKVDDVICDSRYSDIEPSTEGEVIFRVLDPAFRIDDPYSPRIQNMLKITNLRVKFTKLHTLGDNLLDSRMEIKEKYYYAIYDMVVRGNCFCYGHASECAPVQGAGKTREGMVHGHCMCNHNTKGLNCEQCQDFHHDLPWRPAEGRNTNACKKCNCNQHSDSCHFDMAVFVASGNVSGGVCDNCLHNTAGRNCEQCKPFYYQHPERDIRDPSICQPCNCDPLGSLNGGICDGMTDVRVGLIAGQCRCKVNVEGERCERCKEAHYGLSDEPEGCRACTCSPVGTVPGGNPCDSETGSCFCKRLVTGRDCDQCVPEHWGLSNDMDGCRPCDCDLGGAVNNQCDQVTGQCICRDHMFGRRCDQVESGFYFIALDHYTYEAEDAKFGPGVTVVPRPHPLDRSPTWTGIGLVNVPEGAFLEFSVDNIPHSMEYDIIIRYEPQLPDQWEEVLMTVMRPGPIRADSRCVNTVPDDDNQMISLHPGSRYAVLPRSVCFESGLNYTVRLSLPLYSALSDVQSPYTLIDSIVLMPHCKNLEIFTGSEGGDSSGNSGWETFQRYRCLENSQGVIKSPMTDICRNYIFSISAMLHQGAKECQCDPQGSLSTVCDPSGGQCQCRLNVVGRNCDRCAPTTFQFGPNGCRACECNPLGSQSSFCDQLTGQCVCVPGAYGRQCDRCLPGHWGFPSCRPCACNGHADGCDPNTGRCIDCREHTTGHTCDRCLEGYYGDPVLGSGDHCRPCMCPDGPGSLRQFAGSCYRGDNSLQAVCVCNPGYKGPRCDECSPGYYGNPEEVGGQCQPCQCNNNIDMLDPDSCDARTGECLRCLYHSEGAACQTCKLGYYGNAMLQDCRKCVCNQLGSEPSSCPALGDCHCDRSSGQCRCLPNIIGQHCDRCAPDTWNMASGRGCEACDCDPKHSYGTSCNEISGQCSCHPGFGGRTCSECKELFWGDPEVRCHACDCDPRGISEPQCNKDNGHCVCVDGVSGPRCDVCARGYSGTFPDCRRCHQCFAEWDLVIGQLTNQTHRLVNKVNAIKASGVSGPYRKSINSMEKSVADIRAILNQNPASQPLTEIQELLQQASDLMGALSQMLNHTEQTLVQVEDSDSAAQTKLDSLTSDTQKLERTVQELLDQVEFIKNSDIRGATDSVTKYFLQSQAAEARANASTIDPGSPVETSSSLRQLTEDKMNQTREEFLRRQTEHAQRLDDLAGELQTLDLSEISHKTCGSPSSGQDSCSSSSCGGLGCVDSEGRTRCGGEGCDGVVTAASRVWKNARDTEQEIISAMEEVEKLSKMVAEAKLKADEAKQSAQDVLMKTNRTKHKVDQSNEELRSLIRQIRDFLTQDAADLESIELVASEVLAMQMPATPAQLQNLTEEIRQKVGELGGVETILQQSADDIQRAENLLDQARRASEEAADVKDSAEKVKQALKEAQRAQTAASSAIQQAAADIRNTNNLLSSVESETADAESKLNNATQRLQRLEQDVMQLRDKALNVTLSTEQTNQDAATIGKLAEEVKKDLDSNLKDKYTTVEQLIGEKAGGVADAKKRAESLQQEAKELLLKASDKLQLLKDLEKSYEDNQRTLEVKAEQLVELEAAVKELLQEISHKVTVYSTCVF; encoded by the exons ATGTGCAGCATGTGGGAGCTCCAGCTCGCGGTGCTGCTCG CTCTGCAGGTGTTCACCTGTGCTCAGGAGGGCGGGGCCTCAGTGGGCGGGGCCCAGGATGACATCAGCCTCCCGGAGCTCAGTGACGTGTGCACCGAGGGCAGCTGTTACCCTGCAACAGGAGACCTTCTGATTGGACGAGCCCACCAACTGTCAGCCACCTCCACCTGTGGTCTGAACCGACCCGAACCGTTCTGCATCGTCAGCCACCTGCAG gaggagaagaagtgttttgtgtgtgactCCGCAGACCCGTACGACGAGCTGACCGACCAGACCAGCAGCCACCGAATCGAGAACGTCGTCACCACGTTCGCTCCCAACAGACTGAAGACCTGGTGGCAGTCTGAGAACG gGCTGGAGAACGTCACCATCCAGCTGGATCTGGAGGCGGAGTTTCACTTCACACACCTCATCATGACCTTCAAG acATTTCGACCTGCTGCCATAGCGATCGAGCGGTCGGCGGACTTTGGGAAGACGTGGCAGGTTTATCGTTACTTCGCCTATGACTGCGAGACGTCTTTCCCGTCTGTTTCCCAGGGTCCAATGCAGAAGGTCGATGATGTCATCTGTGACTCGCGTTACTCTGACATTGAACCGTCCACTGAAGGAGAG gtgATTTTCAGAGTTCTGGACCCGGCGTTCAGGATCGACGATCCCTACAGCCCCAGAATCCAAA ACATGTTGAAGATCACCAACCTGCGGGTGAAGTTCACCAAACTGCACACGCTCGGAGACAACCTGCTGGACTCTCGAATGGAGATCAAGGAGAAGTATTACTACGCCATCTACGACATGGTGGTCCGAGGAAACTGCTTCTGCTACGGACACGCCTCCGAGTGTGCCCCCGTCCAGGGAGCTGGGAAGACCAGGGAGGGCATG GTTCATGGTCACTGCATGTGTAACCACAACACTAAAGGTCTGAACTGTGAACAGTGTCAGGATTTCCACCACGACCTGCCGTGGAGACCAGCTGAGGGACGCAACACCAACGCCTGCAAGA AGTGTAACTGTAACCAGCACTCGGACTCGTGTCACTTCGACATGGCCGTGTTCGTGGCTTCGGGAAATGTCAGCGGAGGAGTTTGTGACAACTGTCTCCACAACACGGCGGGACGCAACTGTGAGCAGTGCAAACCGTTTTACTACCAGCATCCAGAGAGAGACATCAGAGACCCCAGCATCTGCCAAC CCTGTAACTGTGACCCTCTGGGCTCTCTGAACGGCGGGATATGTGACGGGATGACGGACGTTCGAGTCGGGCTGATCGCCGGTCAGTGTCGCTGTAAGGTCAACGTGGAGGGAGAACGCTGCGAGCGCTGCAAAGAGGCGCATTACGGGCTGAGCGACGAGCCCGAAGGCTGCAGGG CGTGTACCTGCAGTCCTGTGGGAACGGTTCCCGGAGGAAACCCCTGCGACAGCGAAACAGGAAGTTGCTTCTGTAAACGTCTGGTGACAGGACGAGACTGCGACCAGTGTGTG ccTGAGCACTGGGGTCTCAGTAATGACATGGATGGCTGCAGACCATGTGATTGTGACCTGGGAGGAGCCGTCAACAACCA GTGTGATCAGGTGACCGGCCAGTGCATCTGCAGGGACCACATGTTTGGTCGCCGCTGTGATCAGGTCGAGTCCGGATTCTACTTCATCGCTCTGGATCACTACACGTATGAGGCCGAGGACGCCAAGTTTGGCCCT GGAGTGACCGTTGTACCGAGGCCACACCCTCTGGACCGCAGTCCTACCTGGACAGGTATCGGGCTGGTCAACGTCCCAGAGGGGGCCTTCCTGGAGTTCTCTGTGGACAACATCCCTCACTCCATGGAGTACGACATCATCATCCGCTACGAACCTCAG CTGCCTGACCAATGGGAGGAGGTTCTGATGACAGTGATGAGACCaggaccaatcagagctgaCAGTCGCTGTGTCAACACGGTGCCTGACGACGACAACCAGATGATCTCACTTCACCCCGGCTCACG GTACGCGGTTCTTCCCAGATCGGTCTGCTTTGAGTCTGGTCTGAACTACACGGTCCGCCTCAGTCTGCCGCTGTACTCGGCCCTCAGCGACGTCCAGTCACCGTACACGCTCATTGACTCG ATCGTGTTGATGCCTCACTGCAAGAACCTGGAGATCTTCACGGGCTCAGAGGGAGGAGACTCCAGCGGGAACAGCGGCTGGGAAACTTTCCAGCGTTATCGTTGTCTGGAGAACAGCCAGGGCGTCATCAAGTCGCCGATGACCGACATCTGCAGAAACTACATCTTCAGCATCTCCGCCATGTTGCACCAGGGAGCCAAAG AATGCCAGTGCGACCCTCAGGGCTCCCTCAGCACCGTGTGCGACCCCAGCGGGGGTCAGTGTCAGTGCCGGCTCAACGTGGTGGGCAGGAACTGTGACAGATGTGCTCCGACCACGTTCCAGTTCGGACCCAACGGCTGCAGAG CCTGTGAGTGCAACCCTCTGGGTTCACAGAGTTCGTTCTGCGATCAGCTGAccggtcagtgtgtgtgtgttccggGAGCGTACGGTCGGCAGTGTGATCGCTGTCTGCCGGGTCACTGGGGCTTCCCGTCCTGCCGACCCTGCGCCTGCAACGGGCACGCCGACGGCTGCGACCCCAACACGGGCCGCTGCATTGACTGCAGGGAGCACACCACCGGACACACCTGCGACAG GTGTCTAGAAGGTTACTATGGCGACCCAGTGCTGGGGTCAGGCGACCACTGCCGTCCCTGCATGTGTCCCGACGGCCCCGGCAGCCTCCGGCAGTTCGCAGGAAGTTGTTACCGTGGCGACAACTCGCTGCAGGCCGTTTGTGTCTGCAACCCCGGATATAAAG GGCCTCGCTGTGACGAGTGCTCACCTGGTTACTATGGGAACCCTGAGGAGGTGGGCGGGCAGTGCCAGCCCTGTCAGTGCAACAACAACATCGACATGTTGGACCCGGACTCCTGCGACGCCCGAACCGGCGAGTGTCTGCGCTGCCTTTATCACAGCGAGGGCGCCGCCTGCCAGACCTGCAAGCTGGGTTACTACGGCAACGCCATGCTGCAGGACTGCAGGA AGTGCGTTTGTAACCAGCTGGGCAGCGAACCCTCCAGCTGTCCGGCGTTGGGCGACTGTCACTGCGACCGCAGCAGCGGTCAGTGTCGCTGCCTCCCCAACATAATTGGTCAACACTGCGACCGCTGTGCGCCCGATACCTGGAACATGGCGAGCGGTCGCGGCTGTGAGGCCTGCGACTGCGACCCCAAACATTCGTACGGGACGTCCTGCAACGAG ATTAGCGGTCAGTGTTCCTGTCATCCCGGCTTCGGAGGAAGAACATGCAGTGAGTGCAAAGAGCTGTTCTGGGGGGACCCCGAGGTCAGATGTCACG CATGTGACTGCGACCCTCGCGGCATCTCCGAGCCGCAGTGTAACAAAGACAACGGTCACTGCGTCTGTGTGGACGGCGTGTCTGGTCCACGCTGCGACGTCTGCGCCCGCGGGTACTCCGGGACCTTCCCCGACTGCCGCCGCTGCCACCAGTGCTTCGCCGAGTGGGACCTCGTTATTGGTCAGCTAACCAATCAGACGCACCGCCTCGTCAACAAGGTCAACGCCATCAAAGCCAGTGGAGTCAGCGGACCATACAGGAAGTCAATCAACAGCATGGAGAAGAGTGTTGCCGACATCCGGGCCATCCTGAACCAGAACCCGGCCTCACAGCCGTTGACCGAAATCCAGGAGCTGCTCCAACAGGCCAG TGACCTGATGGGGGCCCTGAGCCAGATGTTGAACCACACAGAACAGACTCTGGTCCAGGTGGAGGACTCGGACTCAGCTGCACAAACTAAACTGGACTCTTTGACATCGGACACTCAGAAACTGGAGCGGACGGTTCAGGAGCTGCTGGATCAGGTGGAGTTCATTAAGAACTCTGACATCAGAG GGGCAACTGACAGCGTCACCAAGTACTTCCTGCAGTCTCAGGCGGCTGAAGCCCGAGCGAACGCCTCCACCATCGATCCCGGGAGCCCCGTGGAGACCTCCAGCTCTCTACGGCAACTCACAGAGGACAAGATGAACCAAACCAGAGAGGAGTTCCTGAGGAGACagactgagcatgctcagagaCTGGACGACCTGGCAGGCGAGCTGCAGACTCTGGACCTATCAGAGATCAGCCACAAG ACCTGTGGCAGTCCATCATCAGGCCAGGACTcgtgctcctcctcttcctgtggaGGTCTGGGCTGCGTGGACTCTGAAGGTCGGACCAGGTGTGGAGGCGAAGGATGTGACGGGGTGGTGACGGCAGCCAGCCGCGTCTGGAAGAACGCTCGAGACACTGAACAGGAAATCATCAGTGccatggaggaagtggagaaacTCTCCAAGATG GTGGCAGAGGCCAAACTGAAAGCAGATGAGGCGAAGCAGAGCGCTCAGGACGTCCTGATGAAGACCAACAGAACCAAACACAAAGTGGACCAGAGCAACGAGGAGCTGAGGAGTCTCATCAGACAGATCAGAGACTTCCTCACAC AGGACGCCGCAGACCTGGAGAGCATTGAGCTGGTGGCTAGCGAGGTTCTGGCCATGCAGATGCCGGCGACACCAGCACAGCTGCAGAACCTAACTGAGGAGATCCGACAGAAGGTGGGAGAGCTGGGAGGCGTGGAGACCATCCTGCAGCAGAGCGCCGATGACATCCAGAGAGCTGAGAACCTACTGGACCAGGCTCGCAGAGCCAG TGAGGAGGCAGCGGACGTGAAGGACTCTGCAGAGAAGGTGAAGCAAGCGCTTAAAGAAGCTCAGAGAGCTCAGACCGCCGCCAGCAGCGCCATCCAGCAGGCCGCCGCTGACATCCGCAACACCAACAACCTGCTGTCCTCC GTGGAGTCGGAGACGGCAGATGCAGAGTCGAAGCTGAATAACGCCACCCAGAGGCTGCAGCGGCTCGAGCAGGATGTGATGCAGCTGAGAGACAAAGCGCTGAACGTCACTCTGAGCACCGAACAGACCAATCAGGATGCAGCAACCATCGGGAAGCTCGCAGAGGAGGTCAAGAAG gaccTGGACTCCAACCTGAAGGATAAATACACCACTGTGGAGCAGCTGATTGGTGAGAAGGCAGGGGGTGTGGCCGACGCAAAGAAGAGGGCGGAGTCATTACAGCAGGAAgccaaagagctgctgctgaaggccagcgacaaactgcagctgctcaaag aTTTGGAGAAGTCTTACGAAGACAACCAGCGGACTCTGGAGGTGAAGGCGGAGCAGCTGGTGGAGCTGGAGGCCGCCGTgaaagagctgctgcaggagatCAGCCACAAGGTCACCGTGTACAGCACCTGTGTGTTCtag